A stretch of DNA from Pongo abelii isolate AG06213 chromosome 10, NHGRI_mPonAbe1-v2.0_pri, whole genome shotgun sequence:
agcaGAGGTAGTTAGCTTGATGAAGGGGAGAGCATGGTGGAAAGGATGTTCCAAGTTAGGTGAGGTGTCTGCTTGATGGAAGGAGCCAGTAACGAGGGTGACTTGGAGCTTTCAATTCCCTGAGAATGAATGCTGTGTTGATAAGGACTGGAGCAGGGTTGAGGAAGTACCCTTGGAAAGAAGCAAGAGGAGCACACCTCTGCCATCAGCAAAAAGGCCAGAGGTGGTGAGAGCTatgtggagggagaggaagggaatctGGCCTGTGCTTAACTGACATTGAGAGCTAGACTTTGAACTCCAGTGGCTTCATTTACCACTCATGTCATCTTGGGCCAACTGAGATCACTTTTCTAAGCCTCTGCTTCACTGGAATGTTGTGAGGCCTAAATGAGAAGCATAGAGCCTGGCCCGTGGAGATGTTTTTAGTATTGGTGGGGAGCTGCACACCTGGTGGCCTCCATTTCTCCCATGGACTAAGTCATCTGGGTGGGTGTGGTACTTGAAAGCACAGACTTTGGGGATAGAGAGACCCCCCAGGGTAGGGTTCTTGCCCAGCCATATATcagctgtgagaccttgggcaagtgctctagtttctctgagccttggtttctccTTCTGTGTAAAATTAGGATACTAGGACCTATTCTTAAATGTAGAAccaagaggattaaatgagataatgtgtgaaACACTCGTggtacctggtacatagtaagcactcaataaatagagCCAAAGGATAGGGGCCAGCAAGTGTTGATTGAGAATGCATGGAAGCACAGCTGAACAGCAGGAGGGCCCAGCTGGGGCCAGAGCtttaagccaaaggaacaaaagTTAATTTTGAGAAACTCAGCATTAATCAGCCATTGGGAGACATCTCCCAACACCTTCAGCTCTGTGTGACATCCAAACCAAGGGTAGGCATGGGGGCTTAATTGTCAAGTGATGAGGACTTGGATAACTTGGTTTCTAATGCATATCACAGTCCTGTGGATCTCTTCGGAGGCAAGGGCCTTCTCGACCATCTGTAGTGTGACCACTCTGCCTGCCAGCTTTGGCCTCAGGCACGTGGTGCCCCTGCTTCATGCACTGCTGTACCCACAGGACCGGGGCTTCTGCGTGGAGGTGAACACGGCCTTTGAGGACTTCGCCCACGTCATAAGCTTTGACAAGAGGGCTGCCGCACTGGATGCAGGCAACATCAAGCTGACCTTCAATAGTGTGAGGGGTTGGGCAGGGCATGGGGCTCAGTTCTCTAATTCATCCGTGTCTTGCTCCATTCCTTCTCACTCACTGTCCCACTGACTATATTCCCAATTCAGGGGATGGTGGTAGAAGCCCAGACCATAACTTTCCATCTCCTAAGGTATGCCTGAGTGGGACCTGGCATCCACCCTCCTGGGTGACCCTGTTGCGTGTCCCTTCTTTCCTCAGCTGCTGGAGAAAGCAGAGGCACGGGAGAGGGAGCGGGAGAAGGAGGAGGCACGCAGGATGCGGCGCAGGGAAGCTGCCTTTCGAAGCATGCTGAGGCAGGCTGTGCCTGCTCTGGAGCTAGGCACTGCCTGGGAAGAGGTCAGGAGCGTAGCCTGGCCCCAAGCACCCCTCAAGCCTGAGGGCAGCGGTGCTTCACCACTGAGGGCCCACCCCAGTCACGTCACAGCCCTGGGCCAGCTCcagttcccttcctttctctgccccagccctgccctgtgcTCATGGCGGTGTCCAGGCCAGGCTGAGCGGGGCCTAGTCTGATCAGCAGTGCTCTCCTCGTTCAAGGTCCGTGAGCGTTTTGTGTGTGACTCAGCCTTTGAGCAGATCACCCTGGAGTCGGAGCGGATCCGGCTCTTCCGGGAGTTCCTACAGGTGCTGGAGGTGAGGCAGGCTTGTCCTCTGGATCTGCCTCAGGCCCTTGAACTCATTAGACCAGTTCAACAGAGACCTCAGTGGCCTCCCTCTTACCCTTAGGGCACTCCTGGCCAGCTAAGGAAGGGGAGGCCTGAGGACCCCTGGGATAGGCAGAAGGCTCTAGCCTGAGAAAGGGAGGCAAGCCAGATTTTAGGAGGTAGGATCCCTCCTGGGGCTAATTCTGGTGCTGTCCTCAcccttcttcctctgcctctaGCAGACTGAATGCCAGCACCTCCACACCAAAGGCCGAAAGCATGGCAGGAAAGGCAAGAAGCACCATCGCAAGCGTTCCCACTCACCCTCAGTGAGTAAGCGGGTAGAAGGGACGTGGGGTGAAGCTGGGTTTTGGGGAAATAAACACTTTGTTTTCTCCTTACAATATCTCCCTTGGAGGGAAGTTTGAGGATTCCTTTGGCCCTGGGTCCTCCTCTCTCGAATTCCCAGACGAGGGCTTCTGGAGGGCAGAGAACCTCTGTACTGACATGTATCTGCTGATCTGCCCAGGGCTCTGAGTCAGAAGAAGAGGAGCTGCCCCCACCATCTCTCCGGCCCCCCAAGCGGAGGAGGCGGAACCCCTCAGAGTCAGGCTCTGAGCCCTCTTCCTCACTTGATTCAGTTGAAAGTGGGGGTGTTGCCCTTGGAGGACGGGGCTCCCCTTCCTCCCATCTTCTTGGAGCAGGTAAGCAGTTGCTATGAGCCTAGAAGCTGGAGAACTGTTGTCCCAGACTGAGAGGATGCCCTCCACAAGCCCTAGCTCCTTTGAGGGTAGACTGGATTGGGAGGGCTGCACCTGTGGAAGTAGAAATAACTTCCTCTACCTGCCCAAGCAAGAAGCTGGAGAAGAAAAACTGGACTTAGACTTCCTCAGAGCATGAGGTTCCTGCCTGTGAAGAATGAACAGAGGGGctagaacaaagaaaaagagccTGCCTTTCTCCTGTTGGGACTTAGTAGGGATTTTTCTATCTCCAGATCATGGCCTTCGGAAAGccaagaaaccaaaaaagaaaactaagaagagAAGACACAAGTCGGTGAGTGAAGGAACTTCTACCTAAGCCCTTGCTATTTTGTGAGTTCTGTTCTACCTGCCTCCCAGGCTATCCACAGGAACTAAGAAGGTGGGCTCTGGACTCTTACAGAATAGTCCTGAGAGTGAGACAGACCCTGAGGAGAAAGCTGGCAAGGAGAGCGATGAGAAAGAACAAGAACAGGACAAGGACAGGGAGCTCCAGCAGGCAGAGCTCCCTAACCGTTCCCCAGGCTTTGGAATCAAGAAGGAGAAGGTGAGGGGCAGGGGCCCTAGGTCAGTCAGCACGCTGGTCAAGCCTCCACGGCCCTCAGTGCAGGCTAAGGGTGAACTGTGCCTTTGCTCCAACAGACAGGCTGGGACACGTCAGAAAGTGAGCTGAGTGAGGGTGAGCTGGAGAGGCGGCGGCGGACACTCCTACAGCAGCTGGACGATCACCAGTGACCCAATGAGCTGTTCTCTGCCTCGGGTCTGTGTGAGGCCATGGCTCCTGGGCCACCCTCACCATCTGCCTCAGACTTCTTCCTTTGTCTGGTCTGTGTCCACTTTTTCTAAAGTAACCCCACCCCCAGAACACCATTGTTGGCACCTCTCAAGGTTGCTCTTGGTGTTCAAGGGTCCCCTACTCCCTGGACTAGTGCAGTCCTTGCCCTCAGCCCCAGACCAGAGATGGGTGGTAAATGCCATGTGGGGTGGGTGATGCCAATAGATAAAAGTGTGAGAGAACAGTCACAGGCTGTTGGacacagcctgggtggcagagggccAGGGTCATCACCCTCTAGCATCAGTGCCTGctcctgcctgccctggccttgaGGCTCCACCACTTCTTCCTCCACCCAGGACCTAATGTacgtgtgttttgttttttgttttttaaataacaatatttatAACATGGCCAGTGACTCTTTTCCATGTGCTGGACAGGCTGGGGACTGGACACATGCCCAGCAGAGGGCACTAGTGTCTCATGGCAGGCCTGCTTCCCTTTGTGTGGCTAGAGCCCACCCAGCCGGTTCTCCTTTCCCCAGAGTTCTGATCTCATCTCCTCCAAAATAGATGCAGTGCCCCAAAGATTTCTTTTCTATCCCCATAGCCCAGGTCAGACTAAATGGCCACCCTAGCCCCCTAAGCTCAGAAAGAGGAGACAAAGTCAGGCCTGGTGCATCAAGCCTTTGTTGAGAGGGGGAGAGTCTGAGGTTTATGTAcaagaggaaagggaaatggtaCATGTACAAAAAAGTGGGcccccacattcccttccagggGCAGACGAGAAACAGGAAGGTAAGCAAATAGTCAGCCAAGACCACCATGTTCCTTGTCCcctgccaaaaaaacaaaaacaaaacaaaacaaaaaacagctgagGAAAGAAGGTGAAGAGTTGGCACACCCTTTCTCCAGCCATCTGCAGAGTGGTTGGTGCAGAGAAAACCTCTGCTCTTCTGCCCACCTTGACAAGGACAGTGTGAGCCTAGAATGAAATGGGCAGAGAAATAAGGGCAGTGAGCCTGACATCTCTCCTCTTACCCTTATCACTAGGGCACAGCTGGCACGGCCCATGCTTCAGAGGGCCTTGCTCCCGGTAAGAGATGAACTGAGACTGGCAGGGTCCCAGGGCTCCCTAAGCCTAGATACGTCTAGACCAGAGCTGACCAAGGGCCTGcaaaaaggaaggggaaaaaaaaagaaaggacagttGCTCTCTCCTCTCATCCCTCTGGGCTCTAGTGGGAGAGATATCTATGTGCCCTGTTGAGGCTAAGGCTGGAAATGGTTTTTCCTAGCCCTGAGCTGACCCTTGGTGACCCTTCAGGAAATGATGTCAAAGACCTTGGGGGGCAAAGTGCAGTACTGGAAGCACCAGGGACCTACAGACCTAGTGCCCATAGTGGCACAAGTAGAAAGATCCAGCCTCAAGAGCTGGGGCGGACATGGTTGAGAGAGCAACACAGCCCTCTCCTGGGCCCTTGGCCAATTCCAGGTCCACTGGTTGGACTTGTAGGACTCTGAGGGCTGAAGTGCTTCTGCCTCCGAGAGAGTCTCAGTGGGGGCCTGGAGCCCGAGGGGGACCACTGGGCGGCGCAGCACTCCTGGCTTGGTGGCGAACAACCATAGGCTGGCAGTGGAGGCCtgtgggggaagagagagacctGTGAACAGGATGGGAAGCTGAGCCAGGACAGTGCCCTCAAGAGCAGCCCCACAGGTAGGGCCAGGGAGGAGCCAGCGGTGAGGCAGATAAACAGGAGGCTTAGATAAGGCTTGAGGGGTACCCAGTTGGGGAGATTGCTGGGCTTTGCATTTCAGAGGATCAGGTTGGGGTGACTAGAGGCCACTGGGCAGTGGAGAGAAACAAGGTAGATGCATTCAGAAAGAGCCAGAAACTAGGAAAAGACCCTAGGCTGACTGGACGTCAGGAAACAGATCAAGGGACATCTGATACCTCCTGATCAGAAGCTACTACCAGAGCTCTTATGAGAAGAGAACCGTGGGGAAAGGTTCCTTAGGCCTGGGAATGGACCCTCAACCTCAGCCTCAAAGATCAGAACTGTAGGCGTGGTCCTGCCCGCTCTGGCCTGTCCTCAACACTGGCCTGGCAACTCCCTACCCTCTGGGTCTTAGTAGAAGCCAGGACAGCATTAGTGGGAGAGAGACCACTTCCCTAAGGACACATGCAGGGGATATGCCATGCTTCTCAGAGCATGGGGCATGCAAGAAGTATGTGTCCCCATTGCTGGGAGGCTGCCAGAGGGTGATTGCAAGTCATGCAGGAAAGGAGGTGCCTGTGGTCTCCAGCAGGAATCCTGGGAGACGGGCATGCAGAGGGGGCAGCTGCGGTGCCCAGTACCTGTCGGGCCCCAGCCTTGGGGGCTAACAGTTTGACTCATCATGGTAGGCTGCATCACAGAAGAAGCGTGAGCCCCGCTTAGCAGTACGGGCCGTGAAAGGGACACTCTTCAGCACTGTGGCCCAGGAGAGAGACACAGTGGTCAGGCCtcatggggggtggggtgggaggagagcccAAAGGGGTTAGGTTGAGCTTTGGGAGCTGGGTGCAATGGCCAGGCCCCAGGGAGTGAAAAGGGCCCCACCTGTGATGATGTCCTCGATGGTACCATCCTTCCCCTCATAAACAGGCCGGTGTTCCTTGGCCTGGCGCCGCCTCAACTCTGCTATTAACTCCTGCTGTTGCCACTTGTTCCGCTGGGATGGGGTCTAGGGCCAAGAATGTGGAGGGGGAAGGAAGTCATCACTAACCTAATGTGGGACTGGTTCCTGCCCCAAGGTGCAGTCTGAGGATGCCACTGCTTGTGCACTGCTAGGAATCCCCAAAggccctccctccatccctctggATGCCAGCCCACTGGCCCTCTGGGTGGTCTGTCCACTCCAAGTTTTCATCTCCACTACCTTCTGACCCCCAGCCCCCACTCTTTTGCCTTGTCGTCCTCCAGGCCCCAGCTCTTGgtcccacccaccttggcatccagTTTCTTGGCTTCCTGAGCCAGCTGCTTCTCCCGCATTACCTCCTCCTGCTTCTTGCGGGCTTCATTCTCTTGTTCTGCTTCCTAAGAGCCATAgaagatggggggtggggggtgaggctCATAGGCTGTGAGGGGAGGGGCTGACACTGAGGTGGAGAGTGGGTGGCAGTGGGACCCGCTAACTCCACGTGGCCACCCTCTGGAGGGGCACTTCCTGCCCCAAACAATGACAGGAAGGTCCTGGGCCCCACCCTGCCCACCAGTTCACAGCTAAGAGGCCTGTCACCAGCTTGCATCGCTCCCTTCCCAGGACTCGGAGGAGGAGTCGGAAAAGGCCCACACTTTAAGCCCAGGCTTCTCTCCTCCAGCCAGTTTTCTCTCAACCAAACTTCTTAAAAAGCTCTCTGCAGCTTACCTTGTAAGAACGAATGAATCGGACAAATACTGGGAAGAATACAGAAGGAGGTGTAGTCTTGGGACTCTCGCCAAAGTAGCGCACAACTGCATTGTAGGCctcctggggaaggggtgggcaGAATGGGTCACCCTGGCAAGAAGGATCAGCCCAGCTCCCACACCATGGATGAGAGGCCTGCAGAAAGCAGAGCCCAGGGCCAAAGGGAGGAAAACCAAGCACCCAGGCCCCTGTGAGCTGGAGAGAACCTGGGGCTCCCAAAGCTCCCGAGTATGAATCTCCAGAGGCAGCTGCCTGCCACTCCCAAAGCGCTCTCTCCCCTACATGTAGCCAGCCAGctgcttgattaaaaaaaaaaaaaaaatagaactaggGCCACCTAGAGGGGCCTCGTGCCTTGGCCCTGGTTGCTCCCACCACCTGCATCCCGTGCTTGCCTCAGCCGTCTTGGCGTCCCGCTGGAGCTTGTCTAGTTTGCCTTCATTGGTACTGAGGAAGTTCCGGAGGACGCTGTTGTCATGGATGCTGCACTCACGCCGAATCAGCTCCATGCCCCGGCCCAGCTCCTTCACGTCCAGCAGCACGTTCTCCAGGGACACTGGTCACCAAAAGCCTGGCTGAGGAATGCCGTGGGCCTCGCATGCCCACCTCCCAGCCCAGAGCTATATCAAACTCTGGCCCTCCCCCTCAGCATGGGCTCACTCAGGTTCACATACCTGTATGGACATAAGGAAGTACACACCAAGCTAGCTGATCCCTCACAggggtagggaatggaatggaaactgagcTTGTGACCCCAAAGAACACAGTAGCAAAGGCAGGCAAGCCACAGAGACTGCTGGTCTCCAAAATGAAACTGCCTCAGGCCTGCCCTAGCGTTCATGGGTGGGGCAGAAATAACAGCTACCTCATGTCTATAGAgagctttatgattttttttctaagcacTTCACATACATCATACACAAACACAAGACCTCTGGGGCCAGCTTGAGGGAGTTGGGAGTAGAGTGACTGCTTCCCTTCTTGTTCCTGCTCCTACTGTACCTAGCTGggaagggctgggctgggccaggcctGGCGCCTAGAGGAAGGCTCCCTCTGGAGTGGCCCCTGCTTAAGGCTCCAGCGGAAAGCTTTGAAGTGGTCAGAAAGAAGATAACAAAAGCCAGAAACAAATGGACCCAAGTGTTCTCTCTCCTCATAGCTTCCTGGGATTGTCCTGGGCTGGATGTGAGGGCAGGCCCACCCAGCCAGGCTCTCCTTACCTGCTGCAGCCTTCTCAACAAAGTGCAGCTCATGCCAGAAGTTAGCCAGGTCTGGgtatttctccttcactgtcAAGGCGATGAAATGAAGCAGTGTCATCTTCCGGTCAGTGGACTTGGTATCCAACAGCTACGAGAGGGGGTGAGGGCAGTGCATAAAAGCTAAGCACTCTGGCTCCACAACTGCTGCCCCCCCCAGGCTTCCTGGCCCACGCTGCCCTCACCATCTTACCAGATCCAGGCTCTGGAGCTTGAAGCCATACACAGCTCCCCGCTTGCTGCTGTTCATGTAGTTCCCCAGTGCAAGTATGATCTGTCCAAAGAATGTGTGGGAGGCAGGTCAGGCTCAGGTCCTGAAGgctccttcttcctctctgtaTAGCCCCAGGCCCCCACCTAGGAACTGAGAACCCCCAGCACCCCTGTCCACAACCTCTTCCCACCTCCAACATCTGCTTCAGCTTCTGTGAAGACTTGACGGAAGCGGACGCCGCAATGATGGCATTGAGTTGCTGTAGGACAATATGAACACTGAAGTAACCCCAGGCTGAGATGGGGTAAAGACAGGGAGGGGTCGGAAGGACTGGTAGGGCAGGGGAGGTGACTAGCAGATGGAGGCTGGAGGGACAGCTGTCCAGAACCATGAGTTGGGTGGGGGCTGTACCGGTGTGAGCATCTGCAGGTTATCCTGGAAGTTCCCCAGGAAGGCCATGCCAGCCATTCGCTGGGTCAGCCGTTCCACCTTGCTGAAGAGCAGCATGAAGCGGTCCTCAGCTGCCAACTCCTCCAGGGGCTGCCGCTCACGCTCATATTGCCGCAGCAGCTTTACCTCAGCCTCTGTGGGCAGGAAGCGCATCAGGCACTCCACGAAGTCCACAGGTAGTGTCTGCAAGTCAAACctgtggaggagggagggacCACCTCAGTTCTCACATCTCTCCATGTTTTCCCTCATCTCTTTTATTCTCTAAGCTCCTAGAAGAACTGGACAGGGGACTGTACATGGAACACAGCCAAAGGCAAAGGACCCATTGCATCATCTGTCACAGCACCAGCAATGATCCTGGgggaacattccatgctcctgtTTAATAAGCCCTTTGATGTACTACCACTGTACCTAGGGTGAAGTCCAAACACCTGAGCATGGCTTACGAGGCCCAGCCTGTAAGACTTCTGCCCAACTCTCTACcttctcctgctcctctccctACACTAAAGCCAGATTCAATTTTTAGTACCCAAGGCACTATGCTTCTCCCTCCAGGCCCTGAACTGGACTAACTCATATCTTTTCTTCAGGTCCCAGTTGAGACATTACCTCCTCTGGGAAGGCTTCCCTCATTCATCACCAAGCTCAGCTACATGAACCTCCCTATTCTCCCAAAGCTGCCTGTATACTTCTACCATCCTGGTGGTATCACTCAGTGTTACTGCACTGTTCCCAATAGACTGAGAGCTCCTTGGGTGAAGGTCTGGGCTGAACTGCCAGCACAGATGCAGTAAATTCTAGCCAAGCCGGTGGATGACTAGGGGGATGTGAGGGAGTTCTGTCAGATGACCTGGAATCTAGGGAAACCCAGGCTCCTGGGTGGAGAACTGGGTTGCCAACAGACTAGGGACCAGAGCCAGGTCAGTGGGAGCCTCACGTATGAATGGCCCTGCAGATCTCCTCAGCCGAGCGGCCAGCCTTGCGTAGGGTGATGGCCAGGTTCTTGGCACGATTGGCTTCCAACAGAGTCACCTTGCTGGCAGCTTTTTGCGCTGTCTTGTTTTTGGAGCAGATGAGGTCAAGGGCAGGGCCCTGCGCTTTTGTCTTGAATAATTCTTCAAACTTATCAAGATCCAGGTCCTGGCAAGAATAGATGAGCAAGGAAAACGCTGTAGCCTCATACTAGTGGAGGACCTCCTGACAGCCCACCCAGCATTGGCCCAGAGCTCTGTCACTCTGGAATATTTCTTGAATACAAACACAAAGTGTTGACACAACTAGAAATATACATAACACTCAAGAATGAAGGGTTCGTGGAGCTAAGCCTGGCCTCACCCTGTCTGATGGCTTTTCTAAGACCAGAATCTCCTCAAAAGGCAACCAGGTCCCTAGCCCTCAACCTTACCCCTCTGGACCCCAGGCCCTGTTACCTCCAAGATCTTCTCATCATCAAGTTCGCTGAAGACAGTGCCACTGATCTGGTTGGGTTTCAGTGCTGTCCAGTTGAAGACAGGCAGCCGGAACTTGGTCTTGATAGGTTTCTTAATTCGAATGGCTAATTTGGAAGGAGGATCAGTGACACAGGGGCCAAGGACACACACCCCTGGTCCCACCAGCCCTGCCCAGAGCCCTGGGGATACTCACCTGACAGGCCCACTGTCAACACCACAGAGGGTCCAGCACCAGggagaggtggggctgggggacaCTTGTCTGAGGGAAGAAGAAATGACACAGTGACCCAGGTGTCAAGAGACTCTTCATAGgcttctcttccctctgcctgtccCACCTTCtctgagagttaaaaaaaaaaaaaaactctcagagaAGGAGCCTATATGAACTCTGCTCAAGCTGCTCCCAGAAATCTAACTCTGACAGGGCAGTTGTTGCTGGTCTCTGACCCAGTTTCTGTGGCTACAGTCTAAGCCTCTCTTGGCTGTCTTCAAAGGAATTGGGAGCAACATCTTTACGATCCTTAAAACAGGTCCACATCTGCCTTTGGGCATCCCTGTGCTGATAACTTGAGCTTGCCTCAGATTCCAGCCCTCCCTCACCTGATTTTATATTCCCCCCAGTCCTCAGATGATGCCATTTTCCCAGTTTCTCCCTGAGGAAGACACTGCTGACTACAGTTTTGGTCCCCACAAAGAGCCTGCCCCTGTTGGCTCCCAGGGGTCGTGGTTACCTGGTAatgggggaggtggagggggcaAGGGCGGAGCTGGTggtggaggaagaggcaggaccTCCTCAGGGGGTGGGGCTGGAGCCAGAAGGTCCAGGTCGGAGGGTGGCATGCCCTCACTCAGCTCTGCAGGGCCTACTCTGGCCAGGGCCTCACTGTCCACAGACTCCAGGCCCCGGACATTTGGCTCCAAATGGCATCGACGCTGGAaggcctcctccttctctttaaTGAGCCTCCGCAGGGTGTGCACCTGGTGGCTTGTGTTCTCATATGTCTCCTGGCAGGCAGACAGCACCATTAAGGGAAAAGTGGGCTGAAGGCATAGTCATTGCCCCTAAGAGTGAGAATTCCTACCCAGGGTTCTCTTAACTAGGGTCTCTGTGAGGGTACTCAGAGGCTCAGAGTGGCAGAAACCCAGGTGGGGGAATGGGGAAGCTGGAAGGCAGCAAAACAAAAGAGGCAAGCAGAAGCTGCCTCCCTCCGCTGGCACCCTAAAGTGTCCTCTCTGCTCCAGCCAATTCTCACTGCATGGGCCCCTCAAAGCCCAGGAAAAAAGGTTGCCCCTGTGAAACTCTCCTTAGTCTACCACCGGTCTGACATAGCTGCTCTCTCCATAACCCTTTgggcttcatttttctttaatttcacttGGCCTTGTATAATGGCTCAATTGGAAGCCCCCTataaacaagaccctgtcttaaccATCTCTGTATCCTCCATACCTCCCAATACAATGCTCAGCAGAAGCTGGGCAGATACATATTGAGCTCAACAGAGCCAGCATATATTCTTCTGAAAGAGAAAGTAGGATGGGGGTATGACTTTATAATGAACAAAAAGTCaggagaaaatacagaagagaatGAAATATGAAGAGCACCTGCCCTGCCAATTTAGGATACCTGGTGGACATCCTAATACACAGAGCACTTGGTCACTCTGCCCCTGCTCATTAAACATGCCTGGGGGAGGAACATGGGGGTAGAGGGGAGAAAAATCAATGGGATGGGCTGGTAGGAGGAGGCCTGGGTTGGAACTCCAGAATGCTCGCGGGTGCCCCAGCTGTTCCCACCCTCTTATGTGTGTGTCTGGCTCACATTGGCCCCACCTTTCCTCTCCAACTAAAAAAATGGGGTGAAATCATCAGCCCACCCACACCTGAGTACCTCAAGGGTGAATCAAGATCTAAATCCTAGAGAACTTGATATGATTCAAGGAAAAAAAGCAGAACCCCAAGGCCCTGGAGCCCAGGATTAGTCAGGGACTGCCTTCCCCAGAGTACTTGTACCTTGATGCTCTCTAGTTCCTTCTCCCGCTGCAGTAGCTGCTTCTCTAGCTCTGCCACCCgcatcatgttttcattttctaggtCCAGAAGCTTCTCTGTGAGCTGCACAACAGGAAGGGCAGGTTCTGTGCTGGCCCTAAAGCCTGGGCACTCAGCACAGCCTGAACCCTAGTCAAGACCTGAGTCCGATCCCTCAACACAAGGCCACAAAGGCAGCTTAGTCAGGTGGTTCCCTTATATTCCAGTAACAGATACAAGACAAAGGCCACATTCTGACTGTCTCAAGACCAGTGCCACCTCATGCCTAGCCCTGGAGGTCGGTGTGTGTTCCAACTGGTGGATGatccagtggctcaggcctgagTAT
This window harbors:
- the FMNL3 gene encoding formin-like protein 3 isoform X3, giving the protein MGNLESAEGGPGEPPSVPLLLPPGKMPMPEPCELEERFALVLSSMNLPPDKARLLRQYDNEKKWDLICDQERFQVKNPPHTYIQKLQSFLDPSVTRKKFRRRVQESTKVLRELEISLRTNHIGWVREFLNDENKGLDVLVDYLSFAQCSVMFDFEGLESGDDGAFDKLRSWSRSIEDLQPPSALSAPFTNSLARSARQSVLRYSTLPGRRALKNSRLVSQKDDVHVCILCLRAIMNYQYGFNLVMSHPHAVNEIALSLNNKNPRTKALVLELLAAVCLVRGGHEIILAAFDNFKEVCKELHRFEKLMEYFRNEDSNIDFMVACMQFINIVVHSVEDMNFRVHLQYEFTKLGLEEFLQSRHTESEKLQVQIQAYLDNVFDVGGLLEDAETKNVALEKVEELEEHVSHLTEKLLDLENENMMRVAELEKQLLQREKELESIKETYENTSHQVHTLRRLIKEKEEAFQRRCHLEPNVRGLESVDSEALARVGPAELSEGMPPSDLDLLAPAPPPEEVLPLPPPPAPPLPPPPPPLPDKCPPAPPLPGAGPSVVLTVGLSAIRIKKPIKTKFRLPVFNWTALKPNQISGTVFSELDDEKILEDLDLDKFEELFKTKAQGPALDLICSKNKTAQKAASKVTLLEANRAKNLAITLRKAGRSAEEICRAIHTFDLQTLPVDFVECLMRFLPTEAEVKLLRQYERERQPLEELAAEDRFMLLFSKVERLTQRMAGMAFLGNFQDNLQMLTPQLNAIIAASASVKSSQKLKQMLEIILALGNYMNSSKRGAVYGFKLQSLDLLLDTKSTDRKMTLLHFIALTVKEKYPDLANFWHELHFVEKAAAVSLENVLLDVKELGRGMELIRRECSIHDNSVLRNFLSTNEGKLDKLQRDAKTAEEAYNAVVRYFGESPKTTPPSVFFPVFVRFIRSYKEAEQENEARKKQEEVMREKQLAQEAKKLDAKTPSQRNKWQQQELIAELRRRQAKEHRPVYEGKDGTIEDIITVLKSVPFTARTAKRGSRFFCDAAYHDESNC
- the FMNL3 gene encoding formin-like protein 3 isoform X5, whose amino-acid sequence is MGNLESAEGGPGEPPSVPLLLPPGKMPMPEPCELEERFALVLSSMNLPPDKARLLRQYDNEKKWDLICDQERFQVKNPPHTYIQKLQSFLDPSVTRKKFRRRVQESTKVLRELEISLRTNHIGWVREFLNDENKGLDVLVDYLSFAQCSVMYSTLPGRRALKNSRLVSQKDDVHVCILCLRAIMNYQYGFNLVMSHPHAVNEIALSLNNKNPRTKALVLELLAAVCLVRGGHEIILAAFDNFKEVCKELHRFEKLMEYFRNEDSNIDFMVACMQFINIVVHSVEDMNFRVHLQYEFTKLGLEEFLQKSRHTESEKLQVQIQAYLDNVFDVGGLLEDAETKNVALEKVEELEEHVSHLTEKLLDLENENMMRVAELEKQLLQREKELESIKETYENTSHQVHTLRRLIKEKEEAFQRRCHLEPNVRGLESVDSEALARVGPAELSEGMPPSDLDLLAPAPPPEEVLPLPPPPAPPLPPPPPPLPDKCPPAPPLPGAGPSVVLTVGLSAIRIKKPIKTKFRLPVFNWTALKPNQISGTVFSELDDEKILEDLDLDKFEELFKTKAQGPALDLICSKNKTAQKAASKVTLLEANRAKNLAITLRKAGRSAEEICRAIHTFDLQTLPVDFVECLMRFLPTEAEVKLLRQYERERQPLEELAAEDRFMLLFSKVERLTQRMAGMAFLGNFQDNLQMLTPQLNAIIAASASVKSSQKLKQMLEIILALGNYMNSSKRGAVYGFKLQSLDLLLDTKSTDRKMTLLHFIALTVKEKYPDLANFWHELHFVEKAAAVSLENVLLDVKELGRGMELIRRECSIHDNSVLRNFLSTNEGKLDKLQRDAKTAEEAYNAVVRYFGESPKTTPPSVFFPVFVRFIRSYKEAEQENEARKKQEEVMREKQLAQEAKKLDAKTPSQRNKWQQQELIAELRRRQAKEHRPVYEGKDGTIEDIITGLHCQPMVVRHQARSAAPPSGPPRAPGPH
- the FMNL3 gene encoding formin-like protein 3 isoform X2, whose product is MGNLESAEGGPGEPPSVPLLLPPGKMPMPEPCELEERFALVLSSMNLPPDKARLLRQYDNEKKWDLICDQERFQVKNPPHTYIQKLQSFLDPSVTRKKFRRRVQESTKVLRELEISLRTNHIGWVREFLNDENKGLDVLVDYLSFAQCSVMFDFEGLESGDDGAFDKLRSWSRSIEDLQPPSALSAPFTNSLARSARQSVLRYSTLPGRRALKNSRLVSQKDDVHVCILCLRAIMNYQYGFNLVMSHPHAVNEIALSLNNKNPRTKALVLELLAAVCLVRGGHEIILAAFDNFKEVCKELHRFEKLMEYFRNEDSNIDFMVACMQFINIVVHSVEDMNFRVHLQYEFTKLGLEEFLQKSRHTESEKLQVQIQAYLDNVFDVGGLLEDAETKNVALEKVEELEEHVSHLTEKLLDLENENMMRVAELEKQLLQREKELESIKETYENTSHQVHTLRRLIKEKEEAFQRRCHLEPNVRGLESVDSEALARVGPAELSEGMPPSDLDLLAPAPPPEEVLPLPPPPAPPLPPPPPPLPDKCPPAPPLPGAGPSVVLTVGLSAIRIKKPIKTKFRLPVFNWTALKPNQISGTVFSELDDEKILEDLDLDKFEELFKTKAQGPALDLICSKNKTAQKAASKVTLLEANRAKNLAITLRKAGRSAEEICRAIHTFDLQTLPVDFVECLMRFLPTEAEVKLLRQYERERQPLEELAAEDRFMLLFSKVERLTQRMAGMAFLGNFQDNLQMLTPQLNAIIAASASVKSSQKLKQMLEIILALGNYMNSSKRGAVYGFKLQSLDLLLDTKSTDRKMTLLHFIALTVKEKYPDLANFWHELHFVEKAAAVSLENVLLDVKELGRGMELIRRECSIHDNSVLRNFLSTNEGKLDKLQRDAKTAEEAYNAVVRYFGESPKTTPPSVFFPVFVRFIRSYKEAEQENEARKKQEEVMREKQLAQEAKKLDAKTPSQRNKWQQQELIAELRRRQAKEHRPVYEGKDGTIEDIITGLHCQPMVVRHQARSAAPPSGPPRAPGPH